One stretch of Motilibacter rhizosphaerae DNA includes these proteins:
- a CDS encoding endonuclease/exonuclease/phosphatase family protein codes for MPRPSLTGRRAAPLAVAAGLALVVAGPAAAPAHAASTGLVLGEVYGGGGNSGATLTNDFIELANRGSGAISVEGWSVQYRPAASGSWQVTTLHGSVPAGGTYLVQEAAGAGGTTALPTPDATGSIAMSGTSGVVALVSSTAPLSCTTVAECGAVDLVGYGTATLHEGGAAPGLSATTSATRRPGPDTDDNAADFTSETPSPQPSGAGGGTTPPPTPGPLRIHDLQGTGFVSPIDGTAVTNVPGVVTAVRKSGSSKGYWVQDPAPDADPRTSEAVFVYSTSPKVAVGDSVLVSGTVKDYYPLSSGETVATTSNLSVTEISGSTVAVLKHGVALPAPEVITPTSVPGTYAPDLGGANIETAGPLDPSRSALDFWESREGMRVELDDVRVVGPSNSYGEQYVTTKPDQARTPRGGTLLTAENATPSGRIELATTDGSALSLDVGDSLAGPTVGVVDYSTFGGYLVSATSLGSVVKGGLQQEVATPQGRRQLAVATYNVENLAPTDPDSKFSRLATGIVTNLATPDVVALEEVQDDDGAVDDGVVTAGVTVSKLVDAIVAAGGPRYSARSVDPANDADGGQPGGNIRIVFLFNPSRVSFVDRGAADVDRTTTGTAVTGILPRLTLSPGRIAPTDPAWDDSRKPLVGEFRFQGKQVFVIANHFRSKGGDQNADGRFQYPQRSSEEQRIQQAKLVHDFVASILRRDPLAATVVLGDLNDYQFSPALAELRTGSTTGKGLPILSDLINGLPADQRYTYVYDGISQVLDHILVTPATRLYGPVDYQVVHLNSEFSDQVSDHDPQVVRLFGSWL; via the coding sequence GTGCCTCGTCCGTCCCTGACCGGGAGGCGCGCCGCGCCGCTCGCCGTCGCCGCCGGTCTCGCGCTCGTCGTCGCCGGTCCCGCCGCCGCCCCCGCGCACGCCGCCTCGACGGGCCTCGTGCTCGGCGAGGTCTACGGCGGCGGGGGCAACTCCGGCGCCACGCTGACCAACGACTTCATCGAGCTGGCGAACCGGGGGAGTGGCGCGATCAGCGTCGAGGGCTGGTCGGTGCAGTACCGGCCCGCGGCGAGCGGGAGCTGGCAGGTCACGACGCTGCACGGCAGCGTCCCGGCGGGCGGCACGTACCTCGTCCAGGAGGCGGCGGGAGCGGGCGGGACCACGGCGCTGCCGACCCCGGACGCCACCGGCAGTATCGCGATGTCGGGGACCTCCGGGGTCGTCGCCCTGGTGTCGTCGACTGCGCCGCTGTCCTGCACGACGGTGGCCGAGTGCGGCGCCGTCGACCTCGTCGGCTACGGGACCGCGACGCTGCACGAGGGGGGCGCTGCCCCGGGCCTGAGCGCGACGACCTCCGCGACGCGGCGCCCCGGGCCGGACACCGACGACAACGCCGCCGACTTCACCAGCGAGACGCCCAGCCCGCAGCCGTCGGGCGCCGGCGGGGGAACGACCCCGCCGCCCACGCCCGGACCGCTGCGCATCCACGACTTGCAGGGCACGGGCTTCGTGTCGCCGATCGACGGGACCGCGGTGACCAACGTGCCCGGCGTGGTCACCGCGGTGCGGAAGTCCGGCAGCAGCAAGGGCTACTGGGTGCAGGACCCGGCGCCCGACGCGGACCCCCGGACGAGCGAGGCGGTCTTCGTCTACAGCACGTCGCCGAAGGTCGCCGTCGGGGACTCGGTCCTCGTGAGCGGGACCGTGAAGGACTACTACCCGCTGAGCTCCGGTGAGACGGTCGCGACGACCTCGAACCTCTCCGTCACCGAGATCTCCGGCTCGACCGTCGCCGTCCTCAAGCACGGCGTGGCGCTGCCCGCGCCGGAGGTCATCACGCCGACGTCCGTGCCCGGCACGTACGCGCCGGACCTCGGCGGCGCGAACATCGAGACGGCCGGTCCCCTCGACCCCAGCCGCTCCGCGCTGGACTTCTGGGAGTCGCGCGAGGGCATGCGCGTCGAGCTCGACGACGTCCGCGTCGTCGGCCCCAGCAACAGCTACGGCGAGCAGTACGTCACGACGAAGCCCGACCAGGCGCGTACGCCGCGGGGCGGGACGCTGCTGACGGCGGAGAACGCCACGCCCTCCGGGCGGATCGAGCTGGCGACGACCGACGGCTCGGCGCTCTCGCTCGACGTCGGCGACTCCCTCGCCGGCCCCACGGTCGGCGTCGTCGACTACTCGACGTTCGGCGGCTACCTCGTCTCGGCGACCTCGCTCGGCTCCGTCGTCAAGGGCGGGCTGCAGCAGGAGGTCGCCACGCCGCAGGGGCGTCGCCAGCTCGCGGTGGCGACCTACAACGTCGAGAACCTCGCGCCCACCGACCCCGACAGCAAGTTCTCCCGGCTGGCCACGGGCATCGTCACCAACCTCGCGACCCCCGACGTCGTCGCGCTCGAGGAGGTACAGGACGACGACGGCGCCGTGGACGACGGTGTCGTGACCGCAGGGGTGACCGTCTCCAAGCTGGTCGACGCGATCGTGGCGGCCGGCGGACCGCGGTACTCGGCACGCTCCGTCGATCCCGCGAACGACGCCGACGGCGGGCAGCCGGGTGGCAACATCCGCATCGTGTTCCTCTTCAACCCCAGCAGGGTCTCCTTCGTCGACCGGGGCGCTGCTGACGTGGACCGGACGACCACCGGCACCGCCGTCACGGGGATCCTGCCGCGGCTGACGCTCTCGCCCGGTCGCATCGCCCCGACGGATCCGGCCTGGGACGACAGCCGCAAGCCGCTGGTGGGGGAGTTCCGCTTCCAGGGCAAGCAGGTCTTCGTCATCGCCAACCACTTCCGCAGCAAGGGCGGCGACCAGAACGCCGACGGGCGCTTCCAGTACCCGCAGCGCAGCTCGGAGGAGCAGCGCATCCAGCAGGCGAAGCTCGTCCACGACTTCGTCGCCTCGATCCTGCGCCGCGACCCGCTCGCCGCGACGGTCGTGCTCGGCGACCTGAACGACTACCAGTTCAGCCCGGCGCTGGCCGAGCTGCGGACCGGCTCGACCACGGGCAAGGGCCTGCCGATCCTGTCCGACCTCATCAACGGGCTGCCGGCGGACCAGCGCTACACCTACGTCTACGACGGCATCTCGCAGGTGCTCGACCACATCCTGGTCACGCCGGCGACGCGGCTGTACGGACCGGTGGACTACCAGGTCGTCCACCTCAACAGCGAGTTCAGCGACCAGGTGAGCGACCACGACCCGCAGGTGGTGCGGCTGTTCGGCTCCTGGCTCTGA
- a CDS encoding glycoside hydrolase family 15 protein, translating into MTTPASGSAPVTTYERVQSAPPPGADFDAVAQHMYGLMVRNVATDGFVFQAPGTQTWSKPGCIIASPSYPADLSSIDQDYVFHWTRDAALTAFELVAAQQVPGTPSSMLSDYVRFSRACQTAPGAPLHRGAYRIDASARPWSDQSDGPALRILAVLQALPLLDADAATAAEEVVATDTEFLLAHYQEPTTNLWEEVTGQSFFARSVQLRCFRELVATGRSGTPAQEAADWLAAALDAHWDGTRYRSVLGEVPGGYDPNIDIVCAAVYGAVPLTDTRLLATLAELRATWTEGPAAYPVNAADAAQGLGPLFGRYPGDHYDGDVSDPDVVGGHPWALCTANVAELHYRLATAVQASGSLPLDALSTPFFAPLGITAASSPADAYAALRDAGDWMMRALVYHSDHLELSEQFDGTTGYEKSVRDLTWSYAAFLSAARARSGNAVRC; encoded by the coding sequence GTGACCACACCCGCCTCCGGCAGCGCGCCGGTCACGACGTACGAGCGGGTGCAGTCGGCGCCCCCGCCCGGCGCGGACTTCGACGCCGTCGCCCAGCACATGTACGGCCTCATGGTCCGCAACGTCGCGACGGACGGGTTCGTCTTCCAGGCGCCCGGGACGCAGACCTGGTCGAAGCCCGGCTGCATCATCGCCTCGCCGTCGTACCCCGCCGACCTGTCCTCGATCGACCAGGACTACGTCTTCCACTGGACGCGCGACGCGGCCCTCACGGCGTTCGAACTCGTTGCCGCGCAGCAAGTCCCGGGCACCCCCAGCAGTATGCTCTCCGACTACGTGCGCTTCTCGCGCGCCTGCCAGACCGCGCCGGGGGCGCCGCTTCACCGGGGGGCCTACCGCATCGACGCCAGCGCGCGGCCGTGGAGCGACCAGAGCGACGGCCCAGCACTGCGGATCCTCGCGGTGCTGCAGGCACTCCCCCTGCTCGACGCGGACGCGGCCACCGCGGCCGAGGAGGTCGTCGCGACCGACACGGAGTTCCTGCTCGCGCACTACCAGGAGCCGACGACCAACCTGTGGGAAGAGGTGACCGGGCAGTCGTTCTTCGCGCGCTCCGTGCAGCTGCGCTGCTTCCGCGAGCTCGTGGCGACGGGCCGCTCCGGGACGCCCGCCCAGGAGGCGGCCGACTGGCTGGCCGCCGCGCTCGACGCGCACTGGGACGGGACGCGCTACCGCAGCGTGCTCGGGGAGGTCCCCGGCGGGTACGACCCCAACATCGACATCGTCTGCGCCGCGGTCTACGGCGCGGTGCCGCTCACCGACACGCGGCTGCTCGCCACCCTCGCCGAGCTGCGCGCCACCTGGACCGAGGGGCCCGCGGCGTACCCGGTCAACGCGGCGGACGCCGCGCAAGGCCTCGGGCCGCTGTTCGGCCGCTACCCGGGAGACCACTACGACGGCGACGTCAGCGACCCGGACGTCGTCGGCGGCCACCCCTGGGCGCTGTGCACCGCCAACGTCGCGGAGCTGCACTACCGCCTCGCCACCGCCGTGCAGGCCTCAGGCAGCCTGCCGCTGGACGCGCTGTCGACGCCGTTCTTCGCGCCGCTCGGCATCACGGCGGCGAGCTCTCCCGCCGACGCGTACGCCGCGCTGCGCGACGCCGGGGACTGGATGATGCGCGCGCTCGTCTACCACTCCGACCACCTCGAGCTGAGCGAGCAGTTCGACGGCACCACCGGTTACGAGAAGAGCGTGCGCGACCTGACGTGGAGCTACGCGGCGTTCCTGTCGGCGGCGCGGGCGCGCAGCGGGAACGCCGTACGCTGCTGA
- a CDS encoding type II toxin-antitoxin system PemK/MazF family toxin, with the protein MAGWVPLVRALLRLVQRQVEQAPPPAVRKHPRVRPTGSVRPGARLLDYAPQPDGRADPGEVVWTWVPYEEDASQGKDRPVLVVGRQGQELLGLMLSSQSARDGQHGWLALGAGSWDREHRPSWVRLDRVLEVDEDGIRREGAVLDRVRFDRVAERLRAEYGWQ; encoded by the coding sequence ATGGCCGGGTGGGTCCCGCTGGTGCGCGCGCTGCTGCGCCTCGTGCAGCGCCAGGTGGAGCAGGCGCCGCCGCCGGCCGTGCGGAAGCACCCGCGGGTGCGGCCGACGGGGTCCGTACGCCCCGGGGCCCGGCTGCTCGACTACGCCCCCCAGCCCGACGGCCGCGCCGACCCCGGTGAGGTCGTCTGGACCTGGGTGCCCTACGAGGAGGACGCCTCGCAGGGCAAGGACCGGCCGGTGCTCGTCGTCGGGCGGCAGGGCCAGGAGCTGCTGGGGCTCATGCTCTCCAGCCAGTCCGCCCGGGACGGCCAGCACGGCTGGCTCGCCCTGGGCGCCGGCAGCTGGGACCGCGAGCACCGGCCGAGCTGGGTGCGGCTCGACCGGGTGCTCGAGGTCGACGAGGACGGGATCCGCCGCGAGGGCGCGGTCCTCGACCGTGTGCGCTTCGACCGGGTCGCCGAGCGGTTGCGCGCGGAGTACGGCTGGCAGTAG
- a CDS encoding MFS transporter: MTTTTSDRPVLADPAPAADPTSAGVAHPWLGLAVVLAAMIVDILDSTILNVGAASIKRDLGMSSSAVEWVAASYTLAMSVGLMTGGRLGDLLGRRRMLLAGIAGFLGTSIACALAWSGPSLIAFRVLQGLSAAVVTPQVFGLIRDLFPGPRMAKAFAVLGPVIGVSTILGPVVAGGLLDLDPFGTGWRSLFLINVPVAVGALVVGASVLPARPAEARQVRFDVLGTVMLAGVSLLLVFPLVDGRSLGWPLWIFGLLAATVPVLALFVGHQRRRVRDGKDPLVEVSVLRKRSYVSGVLFVMAFFAVVVGFPLTVGLFLQVGLGMTPMHASLVLSASAVGAFLGTAVGAWAATAVGRPILHIGLVIMAVGTGILLLALHGAAVGDVSTWDLAPGLGVFGLGSGMIFVPLFSIVTGDIDDHEVGSASALLESMQQLGASVGIAVLATLYFSSLSSGSPVRATERCLEVTLAFLATTFVAGWFLPRRARAHS, translated from the coding sequence ATGACGACCACCACCTCCGACCGCCCGGTCCTCGCCGACCCGGCTCCCGCTGCCGACCCGACGAGCGCCGGAGTCGCGCACCCCTGGCTCGGCCTCGCCGTCGTGCTCGCCGCGATGATCGTCGACATCCTCGACTCCACGATCCTCAACGTGGGCGCCGCCTCCATCAAGCGCGACCTCGGCATGTCGAGCTCGGCCGTCGAGTGGGTCGCGGCGTCGTACACCCTGGCGATGTCCGTGGGCCTCATGACCGGCGGACGGCTCGGGGACCTGCTGGGGCGCAGGCGGATGCTGCTCGCGGGCATCGCCGGCTTCCTCGGCACGTCGATCGCCTGCGCGCTCGCCTGGTCGGGGCCGAGCCTCATCGCCTTCCGCGTGCTGCAGGGCCTCTCGGCCGCCGTGGTGACGCCCCAGGTGTTCGGTCTGATCCGCGACCTGTTCCCCGGGCCGCGCATGGCCAAGGCGTTCGCGGTGCTCGGACCCGTCATCGGCGTCTCGACCATCCTCGGCCCCGTCGTCGCCGGCGGCCTGCTCGACCTCGACCCGTTCGGCACCGGGTGGCGCTCGCTGTTCCTCATCAACGTGCCGGTGGCCGTGGGTGCGCTCGTGGTCGGGGCCTCGGTCCTGCCTGCGCGCCCTGCCGAGGCGCGCCAGGTGCGCTTCGACGTGCTGGGGACCGTCATGCTCGCCGGCGTGAGCCTGCTGCTCGTCTTCCCGCTGGTTGACGGCCGGTCCCTCGGCTGGCCGCTGTGGATCTTCGGGCTGCTCGCCGCGACGGTGCCCGTCCTCGCGCTGTTCGTCGGGCACCAGCGGCGGCGCGTACGGGACGGCAAGGACCCGCTGGTCGAGGTCTCCGTGCTGCGCAAGCGGTCCTACGTCTCCGGCGTGCTGTTCGTCATGGCGTTCTTCGCGGTCGTGGTGGGATTCCCCCTGACCGTGGGGCTCTTCCTGCAGGTCGGGCTCGGCATGACGCCGATGCACGCGAGCCTCGTGCTGTCCGCGTCAGCAGTCGGGGCGTTCCTCGGGACGGCGGTCGGGGCGTGGGCAGCGACCGCGGTCGGGCGCCCGATCCTCCACATCGGCCTTGTGATCATGGCGGTGGGCACGGGGATCCTGCTCCTGGCCCTGCACGGAGCGGCCGTCGGCGACGTGTCCACCTGGGACCTCGCGCCCGGGCTCGGCGTCTTCGGCCTCGGCTCCGGCATGATCTTCGTGCCGCTGTTCAGCATCGTCACCGGCGACATCGACGACCACGAGGTGGGCTCGGCGAGCGCGCTGCTCGAGTCGATGCAGCAGCTCGGCGCGTCGGTGGGCATCGCCGTGCTGGCGACGCTGTACTTCAGCAGCCTCAGCAGCGGCTCGCCCGTGCGGGCCACCGAGCGGTGCCTCGAGGTGACGCTCGCGTTCCTCGCCACGACGTTCGTGGCTGGGTGGTTCCTGCCGCGACGGGCGCGCGCGCACTCCTGA
- a CDS encoding helix-turn-helix transcriptional regulator: protein MAETAGRLLSLLSLLQTPREWPGPELARRLEVSTRTVRNDVERLRQLGYPVEATRGAVGGYRLAAGTAMPPLLLDDDEAVAVVVSLRTAAGQAVEGIDETALRALTKLQQVLPKRLRAQVEVLQAHMVRAGSLPRGPRVDGEVLTALAAAAGARELVRFRYLDARGEATDRRVEPYRLVSLGRRWYLLAYDLDRDDWRTFRVDRLEGLHSSVHRFALRPLPAEDVAAYVAARNRQVQQRAVGTVVMEAPAAEVAERIGPWGVVEPAGEQRCTVRLGGRTADDLAFWLGALGCDFTVVDSLELADAVRRLGERYARAVS from the coding sequence ATGGCCGAGACCGCCGGACGCCTCCTCTCGCTCCTCTCGCTGCTGCAGACCCCGCGCGAGTGGCCGGGCCCGGAGCTCGCCCGCAGGCTGGAGGTCTCCACCCGGACCGTGCGCAACGACGTGGAACGCCTGCGGCAGCTGGGGTATCCCGTCGAGGCGACCCGAGGGGCCGTCGGTGGCTACCGGCTCGCCGCCGGGACGGCCATGCCGCCGCTGCTCCTCGACGACGACGAGGCCGTGGCCGTCGTGGTCAGCCTGCGCACGGCGGCGGGCCAGGCGGTCGAGGGCATCGACGAGACGGCGCTGCGGGCGCTGACCAAGCTGCAGCAGGTGCTGCCGAAGCGGCTGCGCGCGCAGGTCGAGGTGCTGCAGGCGCACATGGTCCGCGCCGGCAGCCTGCCACGCGGGCCGCGCGTCGACGGCGAGGTGCTCACGGCCCTGGCCGCAGCGGCGGGCGCCCGCGAGCTCGTCCGCTTCCGCTACCTCGACGCCCGCGGTGAGGCCACCGACCGGCGGGTGGAGCCGTACCGGCTCGTGAGCCTCGGCCGCCGCTGGTACCTCCTCGCCTACGACCTCGACCGCGACGACTGGCGGACGTTCCGCGTCGACCGTCTGGAGGGACTGCACTCCTCCGTCCACCGCTTCGCGCTGCGCCCCCTGCCGGCGGAGGACGTCGCGGCGTACGTCGCCGCGCGCAACCGCCAGGTCCAGCAGCGTGCGGTCGGGACCGTCGTGATGGAGGCGCCCGCCGCGGAGGTCGCCGAGCGCATCGGCCCCTGGGGCGTCGTCGAGCCCGCCGGGGAGCAGCGGTGCACCGTCCGCCTCGGCGGACGGACCGCCGACGACCTCGCGTTCTGGCTGGGGGCGCTGGGGTGCGACTTCACCGTCGTCGACTCCCTCGAGCTCGCCGACGCCGTACGCCGGCTGGGCGAGCGCTACGCCCGCGCGGTCAGCTGA
- a CDS encoding SRPBCC family protein, with translation MPTTSVHVAEHIARPAVEVYQYVSDPANLAHWASGLGNGVEQVDGEWQLDTPGGRATVEFAPQNPHGVLDHRITLPEGVVIEVPMRVLEHGPDDAEVVFTVRPLAGMSDEDLAQDVAVVTEDLQRLKAVLEGQPVS, from the coding sequence ATGCCCACCACCTCCGTGCACGTCGCCGAGCACATCGCCCGCCCCGCGGTCGAGGTCTACCAGTACGTCTCCGACCCCGCGAACCTCGCGCACTGGGCGAGCGGGCTGGGCAACGGGGTGGAGCAGGTCGACGGCGAGTGGCAGCTCGACACCCCGGGCGGGCGCGCCACGGTCGAGTTCGCGCCGCAGAACCCCCACGGCGTGCTCGACCACCGCATCACGCTGCCCGAGGGCGTCGTCATCGAGGTGCCGATGCGCGTGCTGGAGCACGGTCCGGACGACGCGGAGGTCGTCTTCACCGTCCGCCCGCTGGCCGGGATGAGCGACGAGGACCTCGCGCAGGACGTGGCCGTCGTGACCGAGGACCTGCAGCGGCTCAAGGCGGTCCTGGAGGGCCAGCCGGTCAGCTGA
- a CDS encoding YciI family protein codes for MKYLVLIHSAPSPWGHPTVDFTPEGRAQSPEQRAAGAAAFDELLREISASGELVTAEALGAPASSTVYRWQDGAHVVSEGPYAESKEHLAGFFLLDCATRERAEALAARFAGPGDTIELRPAMWGD; via the coding sequence GTGAAGTACCTCGTGCTCATCCACTCCGCCCCCTCCCCCTGGGGCCACCCGACCGTCGACTTCACCCCGGAGGGCCGGGCGCAGTCGCCCGAGCAGCGCGCGGCTGGTGCCGCGGCGTTCGACGAGCTGCTGCGCGAGATCTCCGCGTCCGGCGAGCTCGTCACCGCCGAGGCGCTCGGCGCGCCCGCATCGTCGACCGTCTACCGCTGGCAGGACGGCGCTCACGTCGTCTCGGAGGGCCCGTACGCCGAGTCCAAGGAGCACCTCGCCGGCTTCTTCCTGCTGGACTGCGCGACGCGTGAGCGGGCCGAGGCGCTGGCCGCACGGTTCGCCGGGCCCGGCGACACCATCGAGCTGCGGCCTGCCATGTGGGGCGACTAG
- a CDS encoding rhomboid-like protein, translating to MTEVLDRVRRFAAGRDLALAYAAVVLVVTVVIALQPPHVTEELVLDSSTNLANLRSTPLLVLAASAFVTPSLAGLWILVPLVWAYGAAQRWVGRGATVVVAAFGHVFATVGVATLLAAGIAQHQLSRHLEHEPDVGVSYGLAAVLGLLTLRLRGRRRRLAVVGGTVAAAAYALVSQTFTDLGHLLAWGIGLGTAQVAAAVRRAAD from the coding sequence ATGACCGAGGTGCTCGACCGGGTGCGGCGCTTCGCCGCGGGCCGGGACCTCGCCCTCGCGTACGCCGCCGTCGTCCTCGTCGTCACGGTCGTCATCGCCCTCCAACCGCCGCACGTCACCGAGGAGCTCGTCCTCGACAGCAGCACCAACCTGGCGAACCTGCGCAGCACGCCGCTCCTCGTGCTCGCCGCCTCGGCGTTCGTGACACCGTCGCTCGCCGGGCTGTGGATCCTCGTGCCGCTGGTCTGGGCGTACGGCGCCGCGCAGCGCTGGGTCGGACGGGGCGCCACCGTGGTGGTGGCGGCGTTCGGCCACGTGTTCGCGACCGTGGGCGTCGCGACCCTGCTCGCCGCCGGGATCGCGCAGCACCAGCTCTCCCGGCACCTCGAGCACGAGCCGGACGTCGGCGTGAGCTACGGGCTGGCCGCGGTGCTGGGCCTGCTCACGCTGCGGCTGCGCGGCCGGCGCCGTCGGCTGGCCGTCGTCGGGGGCACGGTCGCCGCCGCGGCGTACGCGCTGGTGTCGCAGACGTTCACCGACCTCGGTCACCTGCTGGCGTGGGGCATCGGGCTCGGCACGGCGCAGGTCGCCGCCGCGGTGCGGCGGGCGGCCGACTGA